One window from the genome of Streptococcus salivarius encodes:
- a CDS encoding membrane protein: MNFKQLKDFDFKNIDIDRNQFERITVGVIILCALSLFLVTIKTQHSIKIDGTKIAYKGQMQNHRLNGQGTLTYDNGDTYTGEFKNGSFNGQGTFKSHEGWIYQGEFKSGQADGQGKLTTENKVTYKGKFKQGIFKG; encoded by the coding sequence ATGAATTTTAAACAACTAAAGGATTTTGATTTTAAAAATATTGATATTGACCGAAATCAATTTGAGCGTATTACAGTAGGGGTTATTATTTTATGCGCCCTGTCCTTGTTTTTGGTGACTATAAAAACGCAACATTCTATCAAGATTGATGGGACTAAGATTGCCTATAAAGGTCAGATGCAGAACCATCGATTGAATGGTCAAGGAACTTTGACCTATGATAATGGTGATACCTATACGGGAGAATTTAAGAATGGTTCCTTTAATGGTCAAGGAACCTTCAAATCTCATGAGGGTTGGATTTATCAAGGAGAGTTCAAGTCTGGTCAAGCCGATGGTCAAGGAAAATTGACTACTGAAAATAAGGTTACCTACAAAGGAAAATTTAAACAGGGGATTTTTAAAGGATGA
- the ruvB gene encoding Holliday junction branch migration DNA helicase RuvB: MARILDNDLLGDEEYVERTLRPQYFKEYIGQDKVKDQLKIFIEAAKLRDEALDHTLLFGPPGLGKTTMAFVIANEMGVNLKQTSGPAIEKAGDLVAILNDLEPGDILFIDEIHRMPMAVEEVLYSAMEDYYIDIMIGAGETSRSVHLELPPFTLVGATTRAGMLSNPLRARFGINGHMEYYELPDLKEIIERTSEIFDMTITPEAALELARRSRGTPRIANRLLKRVRDYAQIMGDGIIDDKIADKALTMLDVDHEGLDYVDQKILRTMIEMYGGGPVGLGTLSVNIAEERETVEDMYEPYLIQKGFIMRTRTGRVATVKAYEHMGYDYTKES; this comes from the coding sequence ATGGCAAGAATATTAGATAATGATTTACTAGGAGATGAAGAGTATGTTGAGCGTACCCTTCGTCCTCAGTACTTTAAGGAATATATTGGTCAAGATAAGGTTAAGGACCAATTAAAGATTTTTATAGAGGCAGCTAAACTTCGTGATGAAGCATTGGATCATACTCTTTTGTTTGGTCCTCCAGGTTTAGGGAAAACGACCATGGCTTTTGTGATAGCTAATGAGATGGGCGTCAATTTAAAGCAGACGTCTGGGCCAGCAATTGAGAAGGCTGGAGATCTGGTTGCCATACTAAATGACTTGGAGCCAGGTGATATCTTATTTATTGATGAGATTCATCGAATGCCTATGGCAGTGGAAGAAGTACTTTATAGTGCTATGGAAGATTACTACATCGATATCATGATTGGTGCAGGTGAAACAAGTCGTAGTGTTCACCTAGAGTTACCACCGTTCACTTTAGTGGGTGCAACCACACGAGCAGGTATGTTGTCAAATCCATTGAGGGCTCGTTTTGGGATTAATGGTCATATGGAATATTATGAGTTACCAGATTTGAAGGAAATTATAGAACGCACTTCAGAAATCTTTGATATGACTATAACACCTGAGGCTGCCCTAGAGTTAGCACGTCGTAGTCGTGGAACGCCACGTATTGCTAACCGCCTACTTAAGCGTGTGAGAGACTATGCACAAATTATGGGTGATGGCATCATTGATGATAAGATTGCAGACAAGGCGTTGACTATGTTGGATGTGGACCATGAAGGACTAGATTATGTCGACCAAAAAATTCTCCGAACCATGATTGAGATGTATGGTGGTGGACCGGTTGGTCTAGGGACCTTGTCAGTTAATATTGCTGAAGAGCGAGAAACGGTAGAAGATATGTATGAACCCTATCTAATTCAAAAAGGATTTATTATGCGAACACGAACAGGACGTGTTGCAACGGTTAAAGCCTATGAACACATGGGGTACGACTACACTAAAGAAAGTTGA
- the rpsJ gene encoding 30S ribosomal protein S10, whose product MANKKIRIRLKAYEHRTLDTAAEKIVETATRTGATVAGPVPLPTERSLYTIIRATHKYKDSREQFEMRTHKRLIDIINPTQKTVDALMKLDLPSGVNVEIKL is encoded by the coding sequence ATGGCAAACAAAAAAATTCGTATCCGTTTGAAAGCTTACGAACACCGTACGCTTGATACAGCGGCTGAAAAAATCGTAGAAACTGCAACTCGCACAGGTGCGACAGTTGCTGGACCAGTTCCACTTCCAACTGAACGTAGTCTCTACACAATTATTCGTGCGACTCACAAATATAAAGATTCTCGCGAACAATTTGAAATGCGTACACACAAACGTCTTATCGACATCATCAACCCAACTCAAAAAACAGTTGACGCTTTGATGAAACTTGATCTTCCAAGTGGTGTGAACGTAGAAATCAAACTTTAA
- the rplD gene encoding 50S ribosomal protein L4 has protein sequence MANVKLFDQTGKEVSTVELNDAIFGIEPNESVVFDVVISQRASLRQGTHAVKNRSAVSGGGRKPWRQKGTGRARQGSIRSPQWRGGGVVFGPTPRSYGYKLPQKVRRLALKSVYSAKVAEDKFVAVEALSFAAPKTAEFANVLSALSIDSKVLVIVEEGNKFAELSARNLANVTVATPATASVLDIVNADKLLVTKEAISSIEEVLA, from the coding sequence ATGGCAAACGTAAAACTATTTGACCAAACTGGTAAAGAAGTTAGCACAGTTGAACTTAACGACGCTATCTTCGGTATCGAACCAAACGAATCAGTAGTATTTGATGTCGTAATCAGCCAACGTGCTAGCCTTCGCCAAGGTACTCACGCGGTTAAAAACCGTTCAGCAGTATCAGGTGGTGGACGTAAACCATGGCGTCAAAAAGGGACTGGACGTGCTCGTCAAGGTTCTATCCGCTCACCACAATGGCGTGGTGGTGGTGTTGTCTTCGGACCAACTCCACGTTCTTACGGATACAAACTTCCACAAAAAGTTCGTCGCCTTGCATTGAAATCTGTTTACTCAGCTAAAGTTGCAGAAGATAAATTTGTAGCAGTTGAAGCTCTTTCATTTGCAGCTCCAAAAACTGCTGAATTCGCAAACGTTCTTTCAGCTCTTAGCATCGATTCTAAAGTACTTGTTATCGTTGAAGAAGGAAACAAATTCGCTGAACTTTCAGCACGTAACCTTGCAAACGTAACTGTTGCAACTCCTGCAACTGCAAGCGTACTTGACATCGTAAACGCAGATAAACTTCTTGTTACTAAAGAAGCTATCTCATCAATCGAGGAGGTTCTTGCATAA
- a CDS encoding acyltransferase family protein: MRINWFSYIRVTGLLLVLIYHFFPSILPGGFIGVDVFFTFSGYLITALLIDEVSRTHRIDYLGFMRRRFYRIVPPLVLMVLICTPLALLVRNDFIAGIGRQITSVIGFVTNYYEILTGGNYENQFNQHIYLHTWSLAIEVHYYILWGALLWFLAKRVKHQNKFRSLVFMVSLACFMVSFLSMFISAFFVDSFSRLYFSSITHAYPFFLGSLFATLSGVYETTARFKKNIRLWTLKKTVLYMVGSFALLVLLGLVLHFEERITYLFGFVLASLFTAVMIYSARVLHEKLPGKSEPALISYLAEISYSVYLFHWPLYIIFSQLTNNIIAVILTTILSIVFATLSYYIIEPFIAGRKASLFGIDLDLTPYRHIVLYVFSGLTLITVLISLFAPAVGNFEKDLEANGLSQAQTKMKLTRTNAENSQATSFGVNKGVTVLGDSVALRSKDQLESSIDNVAIDAVVSRNLSTINDLLKDYADSNALAKDVVIAGGVNEIDDYKGVINKIIKNLPKGHHIIFVTPYNGSKSGNEAQSLIQLRKYELEMAKKYDFVTVADWYQVAKENISIWNGTDGVHFGSDSDSINRGAKLYTKTIKEAIEKADKAPVKGGKK, from the coding sequence ATGAGAATTAACTGGTTTTCTTATATTCGTGTGACAGGACTTCTTTTGGTTCTGATTTATCATTTCTTCCCAAGTATTCTTCCTGGGGGCTTCATCGGTGTTGATGTCTTCTTTACCTTCTCAGGGTATTTGATTACAGCACTTTTGATTGATGAGGTATCTAGGACGCATCGCATTGATTACCTTGGTTTTATGCGACGACGCTTCTACCGGATAGTACCACCACTTGTGTTGATGGTTCTTATCTGCACCCCTTTGGCACTCTTGGTTCGAAATGATTTTATTGCAGGTATTGGACGTCAAATCACCTCTGTTATCGGTTTTGTAACTAACTATTATGAGATTTTGACCGGGGGAAATTATGAGAACCAGTTTAACCAGCATATTTACCTCCATACATGGAGTCTGGCTATTGAGGTTCACTATTATATTCTTTGGGGTGCCTTGCTTTGGTTCTTAGCTAAGCGTGTTAAACATCAAAATAAATTTAGAAGCCTAGTCTTTATGGTATCTCTTGCCTGCTTTATGGTGAGTTTCCTATCAATGTTTATTAGTGCTTTCTTTGTTGATAGTTTTTCTCGCTTATATTTCTCGTCAATTACGCATGCCTATCCGTTTTTCCTAGGTTCGCTTTTTGCGACACTTTCAGGTGTGTATGAAACGACCGCTAGGTTCAAGAAAAATATACGCCTTTGGACTCTGAAAAAGACAGTCCTTTATATGGTAGGAAGTTTTGCCTTGCTCGTATTGTTGGGCTTAGTTCTCCATTTTGAGGAACGCATTACCTATCTATTTGGTTTTGTTTTAGCTAGTTTGTTCACGGCTGTTATGATTTACTCTGCCCGTGTCCTTCATGAGAAATTGCCTGGAAAATCAGAGCCTGCTCTTATTAGTTATTTGGCAGAGATTAGCTATAGTGTCTATCTTTTTCACTGGCCACTATATATTATCTTTAGTCAATTGACCAATAATATTATTGCAGTCATTCTGACAACGATTCTGTCAATTGTTTTCGCAACACTTTCCTACTATATAATAGAGCCATTTATTGCAGGAAGAAAGGCCAGTCTCTTTGGAATAGATTTAGACTTGACGCCGTACCGACATATTGTGCTTTATGTTTTTAGTGGTCTTACTTTAATTACAGTGCTTATTTCTCTCTTTGCGCCAGCTGTAGGAAACTTCGAGAAAGATTTAGAAGCTAATGGTTTGTCGCAAGCTCAGACTAAGATGAAATTAACGCGTACCAATGCGGAAAACAGTCAGGCTACTTCATTTGGTGTGAATAAGGGAGTGACAGTTTTAGGGGACTCCGTAGCTCTTAGATCAAAAGATCAGCTGGAATCAAGTATTGATAATGTCGCTATAGATGCAGTTGTCAGTCGTAACCTATCAACAATCAATGATTTGCTTAAAGATTACGCGGATAGTAATGCTCTTGCTAAGGATGTTGTCATTGCTGGTGGTGTTAATGAGATTGACGACTATAAAGGCGTTATTAATAAAATCATCAAGAATTTACCTAAGGGTCACCATATTATCTTTGTGACACCATATAATGGTAGTAAATCTGGTAATGAGGCCCAATCTTTGATTCAGTTACGTAAGTATGAGTTAGAGATGGCTAAGAAATACGACTTTGTGACGGTTGCTGACTGGTATCAAGTGGCTAAAGAAAATATTTCTATCTGGAATGGTACAGATGGGGTTCACTTTGGATCTGATAGCGACTCTATTAACCGTGGTGCTAAACTCTATACTAAGACAATTAAAGAAGCTATAGAGAAAGCTGATAAGGCACCAGTTAAGGGTGGTAAGAAATAA
- the rplC gene encoding 50S ribosomal protein L3 produces the protein MTKGILGKKVGMTQIFTEAGEFIPVTVIEATPNVVLQVKTVETDGYEAVQVGFDDKREVLSNKPAKGHVAKANTAPKRFIREFKNIEGLEVGSEITVDTFEAGDVVDVTGTSKGKGFQGVIKRHGQSRGPMAHGSRYHRRPGSMGPVAPNRVFKNKHLAGRMGGNRVTIQNLEVVQVIPEKNVILIKGNVPGAKKSLITIKSAVKAAK, from the coding sequence ATGACAAAAGGAATCTTAGGGAAAAAAGTGGGAATGACTCAAATCTTCACTGAAGCAGGTGAATTTATCCCTGTTACTGTCATCGAAGCTACTCCAAACGTTGTGCTTCAAGTTAAAACTGTTGAAACAGACGGTTACGAAGCAGTTCAAGTTGGTTTTGACGACAAACGCGAAGTATTGAGCAACAAACCTGCCAAAGGCCACGTAGCGAAAGCTAACACAGCTCCTAAGCGCTTCATTCGTGAATTCAAAAACATTGAAGGCTTGGAAGTTGGATCAGAAATCACTGTTGACACATTCGAAGCTGGAGATGTTGTTGACGTAACTGGTACTTCAAAAGGTAAAGGTTTCCAAGGTGTTATCAAACGCCACGGTCAATCACGTGGACCTATGGCTCACGGTTCTCGTTACCACCGTCGTCCAGGTTCAATGGGACCTGTTGCGCCTAACCGTGTTTTCAAAAACAAACATTTGGCAGGACGTATGGGTGGCAACCGTGTGACAATTCAAAATCTTGAAGTTGTACAAGTTATCCCAGAGAAAAACGTTATCCTTATCAAAGGTAACGTACCAGGTGCTAAGAAATCTCTTATCACTATCAAATCAGCAGTTAAAGCTGCTAAATAA